A stretch of the Microtus ochrogaster isolate Prairie Vole_2 chromosome X, MicOch1.0, whole genome shotgun sequence genome encodes the following:
- the Rtl5 gene encoding retrotransposon Gag-like protein 5, which produces MSEAAGNLNSLRLANEALQEELNALRGENAHLGLQLGRALAEVNSLRGSVSSHIHRPVPIVPVLAGENFEYPPSENEPAPEEEEEEEDEEEEEEAEVPFLCWPPPRTDPEDVSDDLLINVVQDYSNPDESTDPPLSPNLSQSELHSPAPKELALQVFLPPLERPDIEPFAGDPVYLAEFLMQLETFIADHEDYFPGGEERVAFLVSFFIGEARDWAISVTQEGSSLNSNFPLFLDEMRKVFCGPIPSRVAKKAIRKLKQGDCTLSSYADAFQFLAQFLSWDDNRLQKQFLKGLSECVRRELFWSTEIADLDELILECAEIERKVRVPKPTPLPEVQSSFYPLAPVLNENGNEAVVACHIENEEEGEQACGHRLYLLDQGRPFSQELREEEEEMRKEEEEMEDEEDEDEEEDEDEEEEEEEEDEEEDDDDEEDKEEEMKKNEDGGEEAEVEVRVLLPEQEQVIEEVQHEHDHVYVHDCIHLHMHALAAHHYGLHGEVLEIEEPVLVDTSTQTVSSATGYHAENYLSVAPSIMQPSRQGSQNRVPLLEGLPDTNSPFYSSPPLIHHAGHLEQDQVRRHPSVLFCLTPRQGGHRAQGRIRV; this is translated from the coding sequence ATGTCAGAGGCGGCGGGAAATCTCAATAGCCTCCGCTTGGCGAATGAGGCCCTGCAAGAGGAGTTAAATGCCCTTCGAGGAGAGAATGCCCATCTGGGCCTGCAGCTCGGGAGAGCCTTGGCCGAGGTTAATTCCTTGAGGGGCAGTGTCTCGAGCCACATCCACCGGCCGGTGCCCATAGTGCCCGTCCTTGCCGGGGAGAACTTTGAGTACCCGCCCAGTGAGAACGAGCCCGCtcccgaggaggaggaggaggaggaagatgaggaggaggaggaggaggcagaggtgcCTTTCCTGTGCTGGCCTCCTCCTCGCACAGATCCCGAGGATGTCTCAGATGATCTTTTGATTAACGTGGTCCAGGACTATTCCAACCCCGATGAGTCCACTGACCCCCCTCTGTCACCCAACCTGTCCCAGTCGGAGCTGCACTCCCCCGCGCCAAAAGAGCTGGCCCTACAGGTCTTTCTGCCACCGCTTGAGCGGCCAGACATAGAACCATTTGCAGGCGACCCCGTCTACCTGGCTGAATTTCTGATGCAGCTAGAGACTTTCATAGCAGATCATGAAGATTACTTCCCTGGGGGCGAGGAACGGGTGgcctttctggtttcttttttcatagGGGAAGCGAGAGACTGGGCTATCTCAGTCACTCAGGAAGGAAGCTCCCTGAATTCCAACTTCCCGCTCTTCCTGGATGAAATGCGTAAGGTATTCTGTGGCCCCATCCCCTCACGCGTGGCTAAAAAGGCCATCCGTAAGCTCAAGCAGGGAGATTGTACCCTAAGCAGCTATGCAGATGCTTTTCAATTCTTGGCCCAGTTCTTGTCTTGGGATGACAATCGCCTCCAAAAGCAGTTCCTTAAAGGCTTGTCAGAATGTGTCCGAAGGGAGCTCTTTTGGTCAACTGAAATTGCAGATCTGGATGAGCTGATTCTCGAGTGTGCGGAGATAGAAAGGAAAGTGCGGGTCCCCAAGCCAACCCCACTCCCTGAAGTTCAAAGCAGCTTCTACCCTCTGGCTCCAGTTCTTAATGAGAATGGAAATGAAGCTGTGGTGGCGTGCCACATTGAGAATGAGGAGGAGGGTGAACAGGCATGCGGGCACAGGCTTTATCTGTTGGACCAGGGGAGGCCCTTCTCacaggagctgagggaggaggaggaggagatgaggaaagaggaagaagagatggaggatgaggaagatgaggatgaggaggaagatgaggatgaggaggaagaggaggaggaggaggatgaggaagaggatgatgatgatgaagaagacaaggaggaggagatgaagaagaaTGAGGACGGCGGTGAGGAAGCTGAAGTTGAGGTTAGGGTCCTGCTTCCAGAACAGGAGCAAGTGATAGAGGAGGTCCAGCATGAGCACgatcatgtgtatgtgcacgacTGCATTCACTTACACATGCATGCGCTTGCTGCCCATCATTATGGCCTACATGGAGAGGTGTTGGAGATAGAAGAACCTGTCCTTGTGGACACGTCAACCCAGACCGTGAGCTCTGCGACAGGCTACCATGCCGAGAATTACCTGAGCGTGGCACCTTCCATAATGCAACCGAGCAGACAGGGGAGCCAAAATCGCGTCCCACTTCTGGAGGGCCTTCCAGATACCAATTCTCCCTTCTACAGCTCACCACCACTGATTCACCATGCAGGTCACTTGGAGCAAGACCAAGTGCGAAGGCATCCCTCCGTGCTGTTCTGCCTCACTCCTAGACAGGGGGGGCACCGAGCTCAAGGCCGAATTCGCGTGTGA